The Leptospira terpstrae serovar Hualin str. LT 11-33 = ATCC 700639 genome includes a region encoding these proteins:
- a CDS encoding DUF445 family protein: MDVAKLDAWYRRLLVIFSILAGGFQVYYEGNIWINAVFVVLMAGVVGYFTNFLAIKMLFQPKHGKVLGWSGLVPKNKSKIAKSLGESIQSNLLHPDIILSYIYERNLVETGIQKIVKEIDEAIHNVEIRTMLVTKIISMLKERGPEILEVIFDFSEETMKKMAERPEEIQKLWDYAKDRLTYYLTEEANREDLGKQLRVVLLEEMPKLANLLNEGLEEYLKTRSTLGKIGIGVKKIFSFNEEAIRELLERFVKDPETSDQFMKMMDEMMAGLQERLNSKETQEFITGKISNWLEASGDYARQNLLPSGIERLQSYLDDPNNWEEIEKNFFRAVDWVKKRLLEFMNSEEGKVYLKTNIEKFVHNINVTALVEERVMALDTDDLEKMILDNTGGNLVVIQFLGGILGMIAGLIQVHIYFAVPVGALVLITYIAHYRNQKRFPTESQNST, encoded by the coding sequence ATGGATGTTGCAAAATTAGATGCCTGGTATCGTAGATTACTTGTAATCTTTTCTATTCTCGCCGGAGGATTTCAAGTATACTATGAAGGTAATATTTGGATCAATGCTGTCTTTGTAGTTCTCATGGCAGGGGTTGTGGGTTACTTCACTAATTTCCTTGCTATCAAAATGTTATTCCAACCTAAACATGGAAAGGTGCTTGGTTGGTCAGGGCTTGTTCCTAAAAACAAATCCAAAATTGCGAAGTCACTTGGCGAAAGTATCCAAAGTAACTTACTCCATCCAGATATTATTTTATCTTATATCTATGAACGTAATCTTGTAGAAACGGGAATCCAGAAAATAGTCAAAGAAATTGATGAAGCCATCCACAATGTCGAAATTCGAACGATGCTTGTGACAAAAATCATTTCTATGTTAAAAGAAAGAGGACCAGAGATATTAGAAGTTATCTTTGATTTTTCCGAAGAAACAATGAAAAAGATGGCGGAACGTCCAGAAGAAATTCAAAAACTTTGGGACTACGCTAAGGATCGCCTAACGTATTATCTAACAGAAGAAGCCAATCGGGAAGATTTAGGAAAACAACTCAGAGTGGTTCTTTTGGAAGAAATGCCAAAACTAGCAAACCTACTCAACGAAGGATTAGAAGAGTATCTAAAAACCAGAAGTACACTTGGAAAAATTGGGATTGGTGTAAAAAAGATTTTTTCCTTCAACGAAGAAGCCATCCGTGAACTATTGGAGCGATTTGTAAAAGACCCAGAAACATCTGACCAGTTCATGAAGATGATGGATGAAATGATGGCCGGTCTCCAAGAAAGATTGAACTCCAAAGAAACACAAGAATTCATTACAGGGAAAATTTCCAATTGGTTGGAAGCCAGTGGCGACTATGCAAGGCAAAACTTATTACCTTCTGGAATTGAAAGATTACAATCCTACTTAGATGATCCTAACAACTGGGAAGAAATCGAAAAAAACTTCTTCCGGGCCGTGGATTGGGTAAAAAAACGTCTTCTTGAATTTATGAATAGTGAAGAGGGAAAAGTTTATCTCAAAACCAATATTGAGAAATTTGTACATAATATCAACGTAACCGCACTGGTTGAAGAGCGAGTGATGGCACTTGACACTGACGATTTAGAAAAAATGATCTTGGACAATACTGGCGGGAACTTAGTCGTTATACAGTTCTTAGGTGGGATTTTAGGAATGATTGCAGGTCTTATCCAAGTCCATATCTATTTTGCAGTCCCAGTGGGTGCCCTTGTCCTCATTACCTACATTGCACATTATCGAAATCAAAAACGATTTCCCACGGAATCACAAAATTCAACATGA
- a CDS encoding alpha/beta hydrolase — protein sequence MKKHLYHIIICFSLVLINCSVLYYHPTKETYFTPKQMGFSYDPSLLTTKDGVKLNVWRIYSKKFETPKAVILQFHGNGQNMSAHFISLVWLVNHGYELIVFDYRGYGDSEGEPDPDDILEDSNLILDFALQEARDKSTKLIVYGQSLGGAIAMKSLSDWKDKNEVVLFCIDGSFPSYREVAKQTMNQVLFPPIGNMFAWLFHDRTSPRDSIAKLSPIPLLIIHGTEDTVVFFENGKQIFGLAGEPKVFWEIRGGGHVDWMNLGQSKFAKEFLVLLNRHLY from the coding sequence ATGAAGAAGCACTTATATCATATCATTATTTGTTTTAGTTTAGTATTGATAAATTGTTCGGTATTGTATTATCATCCGACAAAGGAAACTTATTTCACTCCAAAACAAATGGGTTTTTCTTATGATCCTTCCTTACTAACCACGAAAGATGGTGTGAAGTTAAATGTTTGGCGAATTTACTCTAAAAAGTTTGAAACACCGAAAGCAGTCATCCTTCAATTTCATGGAAACGGTCAAAACATGAGTGCACATTTTATATCTCTTGTTTGGCTTGTGAATCATGGTTATGAACTGATTGTTTTTGACTACAGGGGTTATGGAGATTCAGAAGGAGAACCAGACCCTGACGACATATTGGAAGATAGTAATCTTATTTTAGACTTCGCATTGCAAGAGGCTAGAGACAAAAGTACAAAGTTGATTGTTTACGGCCAGAGTCTAGGCGGTGCGATAGCGATGAAGTCACTCTCTGATTGGAAAGATAAAAATGAAGTGGTATTATTTTGTATCGATGGATCGTTTCCATCTTATAGAGAAGTTGCCAAACAGACAATGAACCAAGTGCTGTTTCCTCCAATCGGAAACATGTTTGCTTGGCTTTTTCATGATCGCACAAGTCCTCGTGATTCGATTGCCAAACTTTCTCCTATCCCACTTCTCATCATTCATGGAACCGAAGATACAGTTGTATTTTTTGAAAATGGAAAACAGATTTTTGGGTTGGCAGGGGAACCGAAGGTTTTTTGGGAAATACGAGGTGGAGGGCATGTGGACTGGATGAACCTAGGCCAGTCCAAGTTTGCAAAAGAGTTTTTAGTTTTACTCAATAGGCATTTGTACTGA
- a CDS encoding Lnb N-terminal periplasmic domain-containing protein, producing MFPLYLLTLLFILFTTSLGAIEPPGSINILELDFLTARNQGKEIPKSLKSQQYLQELINEAKEKHLSEETHWYRLLRFNKTRWGYWESEVDNKRYFLAEDGKHNPEKELIATLHSFFTEEPIPEGLQHPQCGYPERYHWLKEKLRFDPTRLVQVPCERFEVWKEALNPESLSVVFSSYYMQAPASMFGHTLIKLNNKVNENAELLDYGVNYAATPGEMDPFSYAYRGLTGGYPGSFAIFPYYLKVNEYNDMESRDLWEYKLKLKPEERERFLRHLWEMGRADFDYFFINENCSYHLMEILEVAMPELDISKKTGWIVAPGDTIKLYLAEDGLVISKKYRPSLYSKIKYKIFDMSEEERTTYFEMIRFENAFLPEPKDNFRMSLVTDAVLDTFRYRYSEKKTIPKQHKDYYDKLLIFRSKQNDEYTANEQIPLSTPPESSHPVSRAATSFGASSLGNFAEFQYRIAYHDLMNVSKGHAPNSELAFFDTTVRTYENKKPELTAMSAVKVASLNPYNSISKDFSYIFDTGIQTAVYRNNDETLRKQVGNFDLRLGYSFSNEFGKTPMSMGVLSVLAGVKVQNGRMFENGVRYGGNLSLLYQKEWGAWKIYTGATAQNYQLSHNLNSYYATFKIRYAFSNTHELRVEVNGERFYEEALISYHYLF from the coding sequence GTGTTTCCTCTGTACTTACTTACTCTTCTTTTTATCCTCTTTACTACTTCGCTTGGGGCGATTGAACCTCCCGGAAGCATCAATATACTAGAACTGGATTTTTTAACGGCTAGAAACCAGGGAAAAGAAATTCCCAAATCACTTAAGTCTCAGCAATATCTCCAAGAGCTGATAAACGAAGCAAAGGAAAAACATTTATCGGAAGAAACCCATTGGTACCGACTTTTGCGTTTTAATAAAACGAGATGGGGTTATTGGGAAAGTGAAGTAGATAATAAACGTTATTTTCTTGCTGAAGATGGAAAACATAATCCCGAAAAAGAATTAATTGCAACACTCCATAGTTTTTTTACTGAAGAACCAATTCCGGAAGGATTACAGCATCCACAATGTGGTTATCCCGAACGATACCATTGGCTAAAAGAAAAGTTAAGGTTTGATCCTACTCGGTTAGTACAAGTTCCCTGCGAAAGGTTTGAAGTATGGAAAGAGGCACTAAATCCAGAATCTCTCTCTGTAGTTTTTTCCTCTTATTATATGCAAGCACCTGCATCGATGTTTGGACATACACTAATCAAACTGAATAACAAAGTAAATGAAAATGCAGAGTTGTTAGATTATGGTGTGAATTATGCAGCGACTCCAGGAGAAATGGATCCATTTTCTTACGCTTACAGAGGTTTGACTGGAGGGTATCCAGGCAGTTTTGCCATTTTCCCTTACTATTTAAAAGTAAACGAATACAATGACATGGAAAGTCGTGATCTTTGGGAGTACAAACTAAAACTAAAACCAGAGGAAAGAGAAAGGTTTTTGCGGCATCTTTGGGAAATGGGAAGGGCCGACTTTGATTACTTCTTTATCAATGAGAATTGTTCGTATCATTTGATGGAGATTCTGGAAGTTGCGATGCCTGAGTTAGACATTAGCAAAAAAACCGGTTGGATTGTTGCTCCGGGAGACACCATAAAACTTTACTTAGCTGAAGATGGACTTGTAATTTCCAAAAAATATCGTCCATCCCTCTATTCCAAAATTAAATATAAAATTTTTGATATGTCCGAAGAGGAAAGAACAACATACTTTGAAATGATACGTTTTGAAAATGCCTTTCTTCCTGAACCAAAAGATAATTTCCGAATGTCACTTGTTACTGATGCAGTTTTGGATACTTTTCGATACCGTTATTCAGAAAAAAAAACAATTCCGAAACAACATAAAGATTATTATGATAAACTTTTAATATTTCGAAGTAAACAAAATGACGAATATACAGCGAATGAACAAATTCCGCTGTCCACACCCCCTGAATCTTCCCATCCAGTGAGCAGAGCTGCCACTTCCTTTGGTGCTTCTTCTTTGGGGAATTTTGCTGAGTTTCAATATAGAATTGCTTATCATGATTTAATGAATGTGAGTAAGGGCCATGCACCTAATTCAGAGTTGGCTTTTTTTGATACGACAGTGCGCACATACGAAAATAAAAAACCGGAACTAACTGCGATGAGTGCAGTGAAGGTAGCATCCTTAAATCCATATAATTCAATTTCAAAAGATTTTTCATATATTTTTGATACTGGTATCCAAACAGCTGTTTATCGAAATAATGATGAAACGTTGCGAAAACAAGTCGGTAACTTTGATTTACGATTAGGATATTCATTTTCGAATGAATTTGGAAAAACACCAATGAGTATGGGAGTACTCAGTGTTCTTGCTGGTGTTAAAGTACAAAATGGAAGGATGTTTGAAAATGGAGTCCGTTATGGGGGAAACTTAAGTTTACTTTACCAAAAAGAATGGGGTGCCTGGAAGATTTATACTGGAGCCACTGCTCAAAATTACCAGCTAAGCCATAATTTGAATTCTTATTATGCTACGTTTAAAATTAGATATGCATTTTCAAATACGCATGAATTACGAGTAGAAGTGAATGGGGAGAGGTTTTATGAAGAAGCACTTATATCATATCATTATTTGTTTTAG
- a CDS encoding DUF3015 family protein → MKKLTLISTIGISMVLLASQMSAAPKYGMAGCGLGTLVMPAGNQIFVATTNGTSGSQTFGITTGTSNCKADGVAQKEHAREIYVHMNFDSLEQEMAAGKGEKLSNLATLFECKSGVRFNEVVKENYSRIFTEESKANPSLMLSNLHETLEKDQTVKNYCKI, encoded by the coding sequence ATGAAAAAGTTAACACTCATCTCCACAATCGGAATCTCCATGGTTCTCCTTGCTTCGCAAATGTCTGCTGCACCTAAATATGGTATGGCGGGATGTGGTCTTGGAACATTGGTAATGCCTGCTGGCAACCAAATCTTTGTTGCCACTACAAACGGAACTTCAGGAAGCCAAACTTTCGGAATCACTACTGGAACGTCAAACTGTAAAGCTGATGGCGTTGCTCAAAAAGAACATGCACGTGAAATTTATGTGCATATGAATTTTGACAGCTTAGAGCAAGAAATGGCTGCTGGGAAAGGGGAAAAACTTTCCAACCTAGCAACTCTTTTTGAGTGCAAGTCTGGTGTTCGCTTCAATGAAGTAGTAAAAGAAAACTACTCTAGAATCTTCACAGAAGAATCTAAAGCAAACCCAAGTTTGATGTTGTCAAACCTTCACGAAACTTTGGAAAAAGACCAAACAGTAAAAAATTACTGTAAAATCTAA
- a CDS encoding DUF3015 domain-containing protein — translation MGKRFTSVLFLSAAFVAVTMTSTSVEAKKYGMAGCGLGSLAITSNDITQIFAATLNGIYGNQTFGITSGTSNCTADGVVKQDKVQELFITMNYDSLGQEMASGKGEKLESLGNLLGCSSDSLSRFGQVTKENYAKLITEDSTPASVLSAVKSEVKSDKILAKSCSQI, via the coding sequence ATGGGAAAAAGATTTACTTCAGTCCTATTTTTGTCTGCTGCCTTTGTAGCTGTCACTATGACATCTACATCTGTGGAAGCAAAAAAATATGGTATGGCTGGTTGCGGTTTAGGATCATTAGCGATTACATCTAATGATATTACACAAATTTTTGCTGCGACATTAAATGGGATTTACGGAAACCAAACTTTTGGTATTACCTCTGGAACTTCCAATTGCACAGCTGACGGTGTTGTAAAACAAGACAAAGTACAAGAATTGTTCATCACTATGAACTATGATTCTCTAGGCCAAGAAATGGCATCAGGGAAAGGGGAAAAATTAGAGTCTCTTGGAAACCTTCTTGGTTGTTCTAGTGATTCTTTATCCAGATTTGGCCAAGTAACGAAAGAAAACTATGCTAAACTCATCACTGAGGATTCTACACCTGCAAGTGTACTTTCAGCTGTTAAATCAGAAGTAAAAAGCGATAAAATCCTCGCTAAGTCTTGTTCACAAATCTAA
- a CDS encoding serine hydrolase domain-containing protein, translating to MTPRSSKKPKSSAQSIPKVKEESILPFQPLPLFFPKPPFTNHKRKSFFLFLNIFLFLLQCTSLQEKPTEGYHNNTVTTEKVVQSKIEALQNSGIQSLSYMYLLGDGKIQSGKLGGDNKNSIQRFKIGSITKLFTGIALLQLQEKGKLKLDDPVSKFLPEIKEMLKSKPNLSEITIRDILTHQSGLPSDLASGFFLSPDASDMEVLDSFRGLSKRLSKIERIEPKKAHSYSNFGFSLLGTVIERTSGLGIEDYFQKEIFLKAGMKNSTLLEFHEGSELVPGYQGIFWKTKTSRPLIRDLTAGSISTTSEDMGFFMKSFFLSKKDKGLLSKESFAEFHRIQKGPISNFQMKLGLPVLIQELVGGGKTVLTFGHSGSLPPYFADLVYDPETETASFLAGNTLGLATGSIQPTNKEILHLIYEYKTGLTLESPPIADRKDQNKLDGFFGLYVSPFGVHELKEGNTPQLEIMGFDFDLIERENRFGTNLRLFFGLIPVKDKTIESFRIEFETWEGEKIFTLYSRDLAKGSIGFALHFQPDQPLPDKSYFTAYQTNDPYSLIPSVELKKDKRGFLFAIVTYSLGGMENKISLPCKMESPTTLRILGFGRNLGEPMELKTVNGKPVLVYSGIEFLEK from the coding sequence ATGACACCCCGGTCCTCTAAAAAACCTAAGTCTTCCGCTCAGTCCATACCAAAGGTCAAAGAAGAATCCATTCTTCCTTTCCAACCATTGCCCTTATTTTTTCCTAAGCCACCTTTTACAAATCACAAACGAAAATCCTTTTTCCTATTTTTAAATATATTCCTCTTCCTCCTCCAATGTACAAGTTTACAAGAAAAACCAACAGAGGGTTACCATAATAACACAGTAACCACAGAGAAAGTAGTTCAATCCAAAATTGAAGCATTACAAAACTCTGGAATCCAATCTTTATCTTATATGTATTTGTTAGGTGATGGAAAGATCCAATCAGGAAAACTAGGGGGGGATAACAAAAACTCGATCCAAAGGTTTAAAATTGGGAGCATCACAAAACTTTTTACAGGGATAGCTCTTTTGCAGTTACAAGAAAAAGGCAAACTGAAGTTAGATGACCCTGTTTCGAAGTTCCTTCCTGAAATCAAGGAAATGCTAAAGAGTAAACCAAACTTAAGTGAGATCACAATCCGGGATATCCTGACACACCAATCGGGACTTCCTTCTGACTTAGCTTCTGGGTTTTTTCTTTCACCTGACGCAAGTGATATGGAAGTTCTAGATTCGTTTCGTGGCCTTTCTAAAAGGTTATCCAAAATTGAAAGAATAGAACCAAAGAAAGCACATTCCTATTCTAATTTTGGCTTTAGTCTTTTGGGCACAGTGATCGAACGCACCTCAGGATTGGGAATTGAGGATTACTTCCAAAAAGAAATTTTTTTGAAAGCAGGAATGAAAAATTCCACCTTACTCGAGTTTCATGAAGGTTCGGAATTAGTTCCTGGATACCAAGGAATCTTTTGGAAAACAAAAACAAGCCGACCTCTCATTCGTGACCTAACGGCGGGATCAATTTCTACAACTAGTGAGGATATGGGTTTCTTTATGAAATCTTTCTTCTTGAGTAAAAAAGACAAAGGTCTGCTTTCCAAAGAAAGTTTTGCAGAATTCCACCGCATCCAAAAAGGTCCTATCTCCAATTTTCAAATGAAACTAGGTCTCCCTGTTTTAATTCAGGAATTGGTGGGTGGCGGAAAAACAGTTTTGACCTTTGGACATTCGGGTTCATTGCCACCTTATTTTGCCGATTTAGTATACGATCCTGAAACAGAAACAGCCAGTTTTCTTGCAGGAAATACTTTGGGCTTAGCCACAGGTTCCATCCAGCCAACGAACAAAGAAATTTTACATTTAATTTATGAATACAAAACAGGATTAACATTGGAATCCCCACCAATAGCAGATAGAAAAGACCAAAACAAATTGGATGGTTTTTTCGGACTTTATGTATCCCCTTTTGGGGTTCATGAATTAAAGGAAGGCAATACTCCCCAATTAGAAATTATGGGATTCGACTTTGATTTAATCGAACGAGAAAACCGTTTTGGTACCAACTTGCGTTTGTTTTTCGGTCTGATTCCAGTGAAAGATAAAACCATCGAAAGTTTTCGTATCGAATTTGAAACTTGGGAAGGGGAAAAAATATTCACTCTGTATTCTCGTGATCTTGCAAAAGGAAGTATCGGTTTTGCCCTTCACTTTCAACCGGACCAACCATTGCCGGACAAGTCTTACTTTACCGCCTATCAAACAAATGACCCCTATTCTTTAATCCCAAGTGTGGAACTAAAAAAAGACAAACGTGGTTTTCTTTTTGCCATCGTTACCTACTCGCTAGGTGGTATGGAAAATAAAATCAGTTTGCCTTGTAAAATGGAATCACCAACAACCCTTCGGATTTTGGGGTTTGGTAGGAATCTAGGAGAGCCCATGGAACTAAAAACAGTCAATGGCAAACCAGTGTTGGTTTATTCGGGGATTGAATTTTTGGAAAAATAA
- a CDS encoding toprim domain-containing protein — protein sequence MAQKTEKTSGNSRNFKKLSHVEHVRMRTGMWLGQNSLSTFEQHFFTKDSAGTYDILHEELSDIPAKLKCLDEACMNCVDEYRKNLNDKAIPEKDKMNKLIVQLSTDRKRVTIQDNGRGIPADNAEGVYLHLMYGENFDDLAKEDHVAGQNGVGISLVRMVSSFFRVKTINGGKAYKKMFSIHDDVKKVVRSFKLSKEDTERVFLYFDEHGSFADCPLLSADQIKQLKAPCDKTGMTAVVEAAKKEDHGTTVEFELNSVYFNNLDTSFNINLVKQYLQDIAMSNPGLEVVFIHKTGKEKYKFKKGFDEIFSNSEMVYYKLDYTDKASSSQINMDTYVVVGQNKTLTWVNSIFCPQGGSAIEYLENRLCDEIRKKSQIVSLEKKLNTQCTRNDVRSCFHMYVNLRILNPRFKSQDKSYLINDLNDDIRKSVDKHLDKLLKKTGLIEEIKMVMERRTQLKQLEDAQKGLRKASRNNIPKLMPPTGKPNDPGRILFVAEGDSAIAGLRPARNPKLHGLFPLRGKPLNCKGMSLAKALQNEEMKNIVAIVGLPLDQKVKSIDELHYDRISIITDADFDGYAIRSLMLSFFYEYWPELFDLGFINISAAPLYEVDVKWKDAKKETVFCIDDSDYDKLVVRVNKQGAEITRKKRNKGLGETGKEAMKYAVDHCMTTITVGNKKTAKNTQDLWFHKDYAEKRREAISEYSMSVIQD from the coding sequence ATGGCTCAAAAAACTGAAAAAACCTCAGGAAATTCGCGAAATTTTAAGAAATTATCTCACGTAGAACACGTTCGTATGCGGACAGGAATGTGGCTTGGCCAAAACTCTTTGTCCACATTTGAACAACATTTTTTCACAAAAGATAGTGCCGGTACATACGACATTCTTCACGAAGAACTTTCTGACATCCCCGCCAAACTCAAATGTTTGGATGAAGCATGTATGAACTGCGTGGATGAGTATAGAAAAAACTTAAACGATAAAGCCATCCCTGAAAAAGACAAAATGAACAAACTCATTGTTCAATTGTCTACAGATCGCAAACGAGTCACCATCCAAGACAACGGTCGCGGAATTCCTGCGGACAATGCAGAAGGTGTTTACCTTCATTTGATGTATGGTGAAAACTTTGATGATTTAGCCAAAGAAGATCATGTGGCAGGACAAAATGGTGTGGGGATCTCGCTTGTTCGTATGGTCTCTTCTTTCTTTCGTGTGAAAACCATCAACGGTGGCAAAGCATACAAGAAGATGTTTAGCATCCACGATGATGTAAAAAAAGTAGTTCGTAGCTTTAAACTTTCCAAAGAAGATACGGAACGTGTGTTTTTATATTTTGACGAACATGGATCTTTTGCTGATTGTCCGCTTTTATCTGCAGACCAAATCAAACAACTAAAAGCACCTTGTGACAAAACAGGAATGACTGCCGTTGTAGAAGCCGCTAAAAAAGAAGACCATGGAACTACAGTTGAATTCGAGCTCAATTCTGTTTACTTTAACAACCTAGACACTTCTTTTAACATCAATTTGGTGAAACAATACTTACAAGACATTGCGATGTCTAACCCTGGTTTGGAAGTAGTTTTCATCCATAAAACAGGAAAGGAAAAGTATAAATTCAAAAAAGGTTTTGATGAGATTTTTAGTAACTCAGAGATGGTTTACTATAAGTTAGATTACACTGATAAGGCTTCTTCTTCCCAAATCAATATGGACACATATGTAGTTGTGGGCCAAAATAAAACTCTCACATGGGTGAATTCGATTTTCTGTCCACAAGGTGGTTCGGCCATTGAGTATTTGGAAAACAGACTTTGTGATGAGATTCGTAAAAAATCGCAAATTGTGAGTTTAGAAAAGAAACTCAATACACAATGTACGAGAAACGATGTTAGAAGTTGTTTTCACATGTATGTAAACCTTCGTATCCTCAATCCCCGTTTTAAATCCCAAGATAAATCTTATCTCATCAATGATTTGAATGATGACATCCGAAAGTCAGTCGACAAACATTTGGACAAACTTTTAAAGAAAACGGGTCTCATTGAAGAAATCAAGATGGTGATGGAGCGTAGAACCCAGCTAAAACAGCTTGAGGACGCGCAGAAAGGCCTCCGTAAGGCGTCTCGGAACAACATCCCTAAGCTTATGCCTCCAACGGGCAAACCAAACGATCCAGGCCGAATTCTCTTTGTAGCGGAAGGGGACTCAGCGATTGCGGGGTTACGTCCAGCAAGAAATCCAAAACTCCATGGTCTTTTTCCTTTAAGAGGAAAACCACTCAACTGTAAGGGAATGTCACTGGCCAAGGCCTTACAAAATGAAGAGATGAAAAACATTGTAGCCATTGTGGGCCTTCCTCTAGATCAAAAAGTGAAGTCCATTGATGAATTGCATTATGACCGTATCAGTATAATCACGGATGCGGATTTTGATGGGTATGCCATTCGTTCTCTAATGTTGTCTTTTTTCTATGAGTATTGGCCTGAACTTTTTGACTTAGGTTTTATCAATATTTCAGCAGCACCACTCTACGAAGTGGATGTCAAGTGGAAGGATGCCAAAAAAGAAACTGTTTTCTGTATTGATGACTCTGACTACGATAAGTTAGTTGTTAGGGTCAACAAACAAGGTGCTGAGATCACTCGTAAAAAACGAAATAAGGGACTTGGAGAAACTGGTAAAGAAGCCATGAAGTATGCGGTGGATCATTGTATGACTACCATTACTGTCGGAAACAAAAAGACGGCCAAAAATACCCAAGACCTTTGGTTCCATAAAGACTATGCAGAGAAACGCCGTGAAGCAATTTCTGAATATTCAATGAGTGTGATCCAAGACTAA
- a CDS encoding DNA gyrase subunit A has product MKNEEQYPKRPFEDQVNDDQRKYSRYVCDSRAIPQEIDGLKPVQRRILWAMWNSDARNRHTKTVKVAGLAMGYHPHGDRSIQDALSQMAQDFAFANNYPLVHGEGTFGDVLDPNAIASPRYTEVKLSDFAKDLGFFESLPDIDYVKNYDETEDEPIHFVGKVPVVLLNNIQGIATGFRCFIPAHKLSDVIDSQVTYLKTGKPKKVTPWYKGYGGEVKLSKNDNGSTVMSTTFGFKKEDGKLFLVDSPMNWNREKVVNYLDDLIERKDNWLKDYVDHSSQTFKIELIAKKGEEPSEKEIKELFTKENNEVLTINVITHEGKLRNFNPEEIIKRFCDFRKTHLIRRFKRLAGLEKEKIDRNSELIRFIKEKWNEKVTGIKSKKEFEDKLKAAKFIYFEWLSSIPVYRMTLEEVRKCEDAIVEAKTKFTEYTALQKDDKKLTGFMTDELDELKKKWDPK; this is encoded by the coding sequence ATGAAGAACGAAGAACAGTATCCGAAACGCCCCTTTGAAGACCAAGTGAATGATGACCAAAGGAAATACTCTCGCTATGTATGCGATTCAAGAGCCATTCCGCAAGAAATTGATGGTCTAAAGCCTGTTCAACGAAGGATCCTTTGGGCGATGTGGAACTCGGATGCTCGTAACCGTCACACGAAAACGGTAAAAGTGGCGGGTCTTGCCATGGGATATCATCCGCATGGAGATCGTTCTATCCAAGATGCCCTTTCCCAAATGGCACAAGACTTTGCCTTTGCTAACAATTATCCGTTAGTGCATGGGGAAGGAACCTTCGGTGATGTTTTGGATCCGAATGCAATTGCCTCTCCTCGTTATACAGAAGTAAAACTATCTGACTTTGCGAAGGATTTAGGATTCTTTGAAAGTCTACCTGACATTGATTATGTCAAAAACTATGATGAAACAGAAGACGAACCCATTCACTTTGTGGGAAAAGTTCCTGTTGTACTCTTAAACAACATCCAAGGGATTGCCACAGGGTTTCGTTGTTTCATTCCTGCTCACAAACTAAGTGATGTAATCGATTCCCAAGTTACTTATCTCAAAACAGGAAAACCAAAAAAAGTAACTCCATGGTACAAAGGGTACGGCGGAGAAGTGAAGTTGTCCAAAAATGACAATGGTAGCACAGTGATGTCCACTACCTTTGGATTCAAAAAGGAAGATGGGAAGTTATTCCTCGTGGATTCTCCAATGAACTGGAACCGCGAAAAAGTGGTGAACTACTTAGATGATTTGATTGAGAGAAAAGATAACTGGCTCAAAGACTATGTAGACCATTCCAGCCAAACTTTCAAAATTGAACTTATCGCTAAAAAAGGCGAAGAACCTTCCGAAAAAGAAATCAAAGAACTTTTTACGAAAGAAAACAATGAAGTCCTTACAATTAACGTAATCACTCACGAAGGAAAACTTCGTAACTTTAATCCCGAAGAAATTATCAAACGATTCTGTGATTTCAGAAAAACCCATCTTATCCGTCGTTTCAAACGGTTGGCAGGTTTAGAAAAAGAAAAGATTGATCGGAACTCAGAACTCATTCGATTCATTAAAGAAAAATGGAACGAAAAAGTAACAGGGATTAAATCCAAAAAAGAATTTGAAGATAAATTGAAAGCAGCTAAGTTCATTTACTTTGAATGGTTGTCTTCAATCCCCGTGTATCGAATGACTTTGGAAGAAGTTCGTAAATGTGAAGATGCCATTGTAGAAGCAAAAACTAAATTCACAGAATACACAGCGCTTCAAAAAGATGATAAAAAACTCACCGGTTTTATGACCGATGAACTCGATGAACTGAAGAAAAAATGGGATCCGAAATAA